The Myxococcales bacterium region GCTCTCATCACCGGAATCACCGGTCAAGACGGCTCGTACCTGGCGGAGTTGCTCCTCGACAAGGGCTACGAGGTGCACGGGCTCGTCCGTCGCGCGAGCACGTTCAACACGGAGCGCATCGACCCGGTGCGTGATCGCCTCTCCCTTCACTACGGCGACCTGGTGGATTCGGCATCGCTTCAGAGCGTGATTCGAACGGTGGACCCCGACGAGGTCTACAACCTCGCAGCGCAGAGCCATGTCCGCGTCAGCTTTGAAATGCCTGAGTACACGGCGGACGTCACCGGCTCCGGAGTGTGCCGCCTGCTCGAGGCGCTCCGTTCGTTTGGAAAGAAGACCGCACGTTTCTATCAGGCGTCGTCATCAGAGCTCTACGGCAAGGTCGAGGACGTCCCTCAGACGGAACAGACCCGTTTCCACCCCCGAAGCCCCTACGCGGCCGCAAAAGCCTATGCGTTCTACATCACGCAGAACTACCGGGAGGGCTACGGGATGCACGCGAGCAACGGCATTCTCTTCAATCACGAGAGTCCGCGACGGGGCGAAAACTTCGTGACGAGAAAGGTCACGCGCGCCATCGGGCGCATCCTGACGGGCAAACAAAAGCACCTGGCGCTCGGAAACCTCGAGGCAAAACGCGATTGGGGATTTGCCGGTGACTACGTTGCCGCCATGTGGCTCATGCTGCAGCAGCCCGAACCCGACGACTACGTCATCGCCACCGGCGAGACGCACAGCGTGCGAGAATTCTTGGACGTCGCGTTTGGTTGCGTGGGTCTCAAGTGGACCGACTACGTCACCTACGACGATCGGCAACTCAGACCCGCCGAAGTAGACCTCCTCATCGGCAACGCAGCGAAGGCGCGCAGGGTCCTCGGTTGGAAGCCGTCGGTTGGTTTCGAACAGCTTGTCAAGATGATGGTCGACGCGGACGTGGCCCGCGCCCGACGAGAGGCCAGCAACAGTTGAGGATCCTCGTTCTGCTCACGGACGCGTTTGGCGGTCACGGCGGTATCGCGAAGTACAACCGTGATCTGCTCGCGTCCATGTGCTCTCACCCGCAGGTCTCCGAGGTTGTGGCGTTGCCCAGAAGTGCGCCCAACCCATTCGAGCCCATTCCTGCGCGGCTCACGTTT contains the following coding sequences:
- the gmd gene encoding GDP-mannose 4,6-dehydratase, with protein sequence MPRALITGITGQDGSYLAELLLDKGYEVHGLVRRASTFNTERIDPVRDRLSLHYGDLVDSASLQSVIRTVDPDEVYNLAAQSHVRVSFEMPEYTADVTGSGVCRLLEALRSFGKKTARFYQASSSELYGKVEDVPQTEQTRFHPRSPYAAAKAYAFYITQNYREGYGMHASNGILFNHESPRRGENFVTRKVTRAIGRILTGKQKHLALGNLEAKRDWGFAGDYVAAMWLMLQQPEPDDYVIATGETHSVREFLDVAFGCVGLKWTDYVTYDDRQLRPAEVDLLIGNAAKARRVLGWKPSVGFEQLVKMMVDADVARARREASNS